In Fusarium oxysporum f. sp. lycopersici 4287 chromosome 4, whole genome shotgun sequence, a genomic segment contains:
- a CDS encoding transcriptional activator SPT7, producing the protein MSITNGQPAWQPPYLHHANSNRSVSHLDDVPARTQTPIDNPSVLMPEAPLDIEEENRRALFADLYRKTEDKVALLFSEDGSYNYPAISALRRSPPPSANIIPPTTDHEPIKEPPLKKAKRTIDEDDYDDDDDDEEDDEPSQSASKPHSAGAPANTLLSPSKSGSSPVHSVTSPSKHGDKSKDQDGSQSKDKDGEDAIKKLEEARTATEAAARRSFHTIFHTLENDHAAMLEQQQLEDSEKQLQAEMDHNHHPINNHSAVPNQGSLSSANLGASSLTLKHLIARIDMKRDQVRASDAELRLLMNEVRKNRSKWASEENVNQEELYEALEKVLTELKAHTEYSTPFLTRVNKRDAPDYYNFIKNPMDLGTMTKKLKSLTYKSKADFVVDLNLIWDNCLRYNQDMNHPLRRMANGMRKEAEKLIPLIPDLVIRSRAEVEAEERRKQNGGDDDAGEDSDDEPIMSSRGRKAGAKGTSKARKAPNDQKEDTPAIDQKPILQVNGLLGKVREGSEVDGSNGFATPPIAGSLTPSGVNGHSGMGSNADAMDIDGPSINGLALNSAFGEAAEQAFEDEEYKVWKQTTKKDRALVAKERFQLFKDNKFNTEAPALVRSKAGMRRFLKRQREAEAEGIITHSQANSTAVASEDSATKPTETLAEEIEEEEDKVIPDYYDTLSNIPDIHPKLQWVEDGEGKVINQHEEFLRLVPPGSFTAPTSRLTKKMDENIHQIQETRKLATRISVIKQMQVQTQVYTNQFPKSNSDPFVEQDIEPHFISDDGPVMAPETCQNALKRSIAKVLYHTGFEELQPSAMDAFTSVASDYFQKLCRTFNVYNESEKKPSPVHAQGSKFQPRFTPEEVILHTLDENGHDISSLELYAKDELDRLSTKLDALHERMKLHLTDLLRPALSQDAGTDGVGAFKDGSEQFVSGDFAEDLGEDFFGFRALGLDKEMGLDMISVPLHLLQTRVRNQYQMQTQTTGEAATDLFEPLPSSEPVTKENIQDQIGLVKNFFLAKLHANGDQPLVEDEDLPTKQKKPRPRLGASGKIVTAQKRSPKEQLALAKKKKKMEAAAAEAKANANTSPEKGAPGTTPGKKKSMTAATGPAPNPAVLALAPSMERQDSMHSQGNASQTDKDDTVGMMSPESIAP; encoded by the exons ATGTCCATCACCAACGGCCAGCCCGCCTGGCAGCCTCCCTATTTGCACCATGCCAACAGTAATAGGAGCGTATCGCATCTCGATGATGTCCCCGCGCGAACTCAGACTCCTATTGATAATCCAAGTGTGCTGATGCCTGAGGCACCACTTGAcatcgaggaagagaacCGACGCGCCCTATTTGCGGATTTATATCGCAAGACTGAGGACAAGGTCGCGTTGCTCTTCTCCGAAGATGGTTCATATAATTATCCCGCGATATCTGCTCTACGACGTTCTCCGCCCCCCTCCGCAAACATTATCCCTCCCACGACCGACCACGAGCCAATCAAGGAACCCCCCTTAAAGAAAGCGAAGCGCACCATCGATGAAGACGActacgacgacgatgatgatgacgaagaggatgacgagCCTTCGCAATCAGCATCAAAACCTCATTCTGCTGGAGCCCCTGCTAATACATTACTGTCGCCATCCAAATCAGGGAGCTCACCTGTTCATTCGGTGACATCACCAAGCAAGCATGGTGACAAATCCAAGGATCAAGATGGCTCACAGTCGAAAGATaaagatggtgaagatgcCATCAAGAAACTTGAGGAAGCTCGTACAGCTACCGAAGCTGCCGCTCGGAGGAGTTTTCACACCATCTTTCACACCTTGGAAAATGACCATGCCGCTATGCTAGAACAACAACAACTTGAAGATTCTGAGAAGCAGCTCCAGGCTGAGATGGATCACAACCATCATCCAATTAATAACCATAGCGCTGTCCCAAACCAAGGGTCACTCAGTAGCGCCAATCTCGGCGCTTCTAGCCTAACATTGAAACATCTCATCGCTCGTATCGACATGAAGCGAGATCAGGTTCGCGCCTCTGATGCCGAACTTCGGCTCTTGATGAACGAGGTCCGTAAGAATAGGAGTAAATGGGCCAGCGAGGAGAATGTGAACCAGGAGGAATTGTACGAGGCTTTAGAAAAGGTCTTGACAGAACTCAAGGCGCATACGGAATATTCCACTCCTTTTCTGACAAGAGTCAACAAGAGGGATGCTCCAGACTACTACAATT TCATCAAAAACCCCATGGATCTCGGCACAATGACCAAGAAGTTGAAAAGTCTGACTTACAAATCCAAGGCTGATTTCGTTGTGGATCTTAACTTGATCTGGGACAATTGCCTCAGGTACAACCAAGATATGAACCACCCTCTACGACGCATGGCCAATGGAATGAGAAAGGAAGCAGAGAAACTTATTCCATTGATACCAGATCTTGTCATCCGCTCTCGAGCAGAGGTTGAGGCAGAAGAACGGCGAAAACAGAATGGTGGGGACGACGACGCTGGAGAGGATTCCGATGACGAGCCCATTATGTCTTCACGAGGTCGCAAAGCTGGCGCAAAGGGGACAAGCAAGGCACGAAAGGCTCCAAACGATCAGAAAGAGGACACACCGGCAATAGATCAGAAGCCCATTCTTCAAGTAAATGGGCTTCTAGGAAAAGTCCGAGAGGGCTCAGAGGTTGACGGCAGCAATGGCTTTGCGACTCCACCGATTGCCGGCTCGCTCACACCAAGCGGGGTCAACGGCCATTCCGGAATGGGGAGTAACGCCGATGCCATGGACATTGATGGGCCAAGTATCAATGGCCTGGCACTGAACTCAGCATTTGGTGAAGCTGCCGAGCAGGCttttgaggatgaagagtaCAAAGTATGGAAGCAAACTACTAAGAAGGATCGAGCTCTGGTTGCCAAGGAGCGATTCCAGCTTTTCAAGGACAACAAGTTCAACACCGAAGCCCCTGCACTCGTTCGCTCCAAGGCTGGTATGCGTCGATTCCTTAAGCGACAAAGggaggcagaggcagaagGTATCATTACTCATTCTCAAGCAAACTCTACAGCTGTGGCTTCGGAAGATTCGGCAACAAAGCCAACCGAGACTCTGGCTGAGGAAattgaggaagaagaggataagGTGATACCCGACTACTATGATACGTTGAGCAACATACCGGATATTCACCCCAAACTTCAATGGGtcgaagatggagaagggaAAGTTATCAACCAGCACGAGGAGTTTCTACGCCTGGTGCCACCTGGATCATTTACAGCACCAACAAGTCGTctgacgaagaagatggatgagaaTATTCATCAGATTCAAGAGACAAGGAAACTCGCAACCAGGATCTCGGTTATCAAGCAGATGCAAGTTCAAACTCAG GTGTATACAAACCAATTTCCCAAGTCAAACTCGGATCCCTTCGTGGAACAGGATATTGAGCCTCATTTCATCAGCGATGATGGCCCTGTAATGGCCCCTGAAACATGCCAAAACGCCCTCAAGCGCTCTATTGCCAAAGTCCTCTACCATACTGGATTCGAGGAACTTCAGCCATCAGCCATGGACGCCTTCACTAGCGTTGCGTCAGATTACTTTCAGAAGCTGTGCCGCACTTTTAATGTTTACAACGAGTCAGAAAAGAAGCCATCTCCGGTGCATGCTCAGGGGTCCAAATTTCAGCCCAGATTCACTCCCGAGGAAGTCATCCTCCACACCCTGGACGAGAATGGTCATGACATCAGTTCGTTGGAATTGTACGCGAAGGATGAGCTCGATCGTTTGAGCACCAAGTTGGATGCTCTACATGAGCGGATGAAGCTTCATCTCACTGACCTACTACGACCTGCTCTATCTCAAGATGCCGGAACTGATGGGGTTGGTGCTTTCAAAGATGGCAGTGAGCAGTTCGTTAGTGGTGACTTTGCTGAGGACCTCGGTGAAGATTTCTTTGGTTTCCGGGCCTTGGGTCTGGATAAGGAGATGGGACTTGATATGATCTCCGTGCCCTTGCATCTTTTGCAGACTAGGGTTCGCAACCAATACCAGATGCAGACACAAACGACTGGCGAAGCAGCCACTGATCTCTTCGAACCACTGCCTTCTTCAGAGCCAGTCACTAAGGAGAACATTCAGGACCAAATTGGCCTGGTCAAGAACTTCTTCCTGGCTAAGCTGCACGCTAATGGCGATCAGCCCCTTGTGGAGGACGAAGACCTGCCTACTAAGCAAAAGAAACCTCGTCCACGTTTGGGCGCGAGTGGAAAGATTGTAACCGCTCAGAAACGATCTCCTAAGGAGCAATTGGCACTCGctaaaaagaagaagaagatggaagctgctgctgctgaggctaaAGCTAATGCAAACACATCACCCGAAAAGGGCGCGCCAGGTACTACCCctggcaagaagaagtccATGACTGCAGCAACTGGCCCAGCCCCCAATCCTGCAGTTCTTGCTTTGGCTCCAAGCATGGAGAGGCAGGACAGCATGCATAGTCAGGGCAACGCCAGCCAAACAGACAAGGACGACACTGTCGGCATGATGAGCCCAGAAAGCATTGCTCCGTAG
- a CDS encoding transcriptional activator SPT7, giving the protein MLQTTTIVRHHEQSRAADKTNLPIVIKNPMDLGTMTKKLKSLTYKSKADFVVDLNLIWDNCLRYNQDMNHPLRRMANGMRKEAEKLIPLIPDLVIRSRAEVEAEERRKQNGGDDDAGEDSDDEPIMSSRGRKAGAKGTSKARKAPNDQKEDTPAIDQKPILQVNGLLGKVREGSEVDGSNGFATPPIAGSLTPSGVNGHSGMGSNADAMDIDGPSINGLALNSAFGEAAEQAFEDEEYKVWKQTTKKDRALVAKERFQLFKDNKFNTEAPALVRSKAGMRRFLKRQREAEAEGIITHSQANSTAVASEDSATKPTETLAEEIEEEEDKVIPDYYDTLSNIPDIHPKLQWVEDGEGKVINQHEEFLRLVPPGSFTAPTSRLTKKMDENIHQIQETRKLATRISVIKQMQVQTQVYTNQFPKSNSDPFVEQDIEPHFISDDGPVMAPETCQNALKRSIAKVLYHTGFEELQPSAMDAFTSVASDYFQKLCRTFNVYNESEKKPSPVHAQGSKFQPRFTPEEVILHTLDENGHDISSLELYAKDELDRLSTKLDALHERMKLHLTDLLRPALSQDAGTDGVGAFKDGSEQFVSGDFAEDLGEDFFGFRALGLDKEMGLDMISVPLHLLQTRVRNQYQMQTQTTGEAATDLFEPLPSSEPVTKENIQDQIGLVKNFFLAKLHANGDQPLVEDEDLPTKQKKPRPRLGASGKIVTAQKRSPKEQLALAKKKKKMEAAAAEAKANANTSPEKGAPGTTPGKKKSMTAATGPAPNPAVLALAPSMERQDSMHSQGNASQTDKDDTVGMMSPESIAP; this is encoded by the exons ATGCTCCAGACTACTACAATTGTGAGACACCACGAACAGTCTCGTGCCGCTGACAAAACTAATCTACCTATAGTCATCAAAAACCCCATGGATCTCGGCACAATGACCAAGAAGTTGAAAAGTCTGACTTACAAATCCAAGGCTGATTTCGTTGTGGATCTTAACTTGATCTGGGACAATTGCCTCAGGTACAACCAAGATATGAACCACCCTCTACGACGCATGGCCAATGGAATGAGAAAGGAAGCAGAGAAACTTATTCCATTGATACCAGATCTTGTCATCCGCTCTCGAGCAGAGGTTGAGGCAGAAGAACGGCGAAAACAGAATGGTGGGGACGACGACGCTGGAGAGGATTCCGATGACGAGCCCATTATGTCTTCACGAGGTCGCAAAGCTGGCGCAAAGGGGACAAGCAAGGCACGAAAGGCTCCAAACGATCAGAAAGAGGACACACCGGCAATAGATCAGAAGCCCATTCTTCAAGTAAATGGGCTTCTAGGAAAAGTCCGAGAGGGCTCAGAGGTTGACGGCAGCAATGGCTTTGCGACTCCACCGATTGCCGGCTCGCTCACACCAAGCGGGGTCAACGGCCATTCCGGAATGGGGAGTAACGCCGATGCCATGGACATTGATGGGCCAAGTATCAATGGCCTGGCACTGAACTCAGCATTTGGTGAAGCTGCCGAGCAGGCttttgaggatgaagagtaCAAAGTATGGAAGCAAACTACTAAGAAGGATCGAGCTCTGGTTGCCAAGGAGCGATTCCAGCTTTTCAAGGACAACAAGTTCAACACCGAAGCCCCTGCACTCGTTCGCTCCAAGGCTGGTATGCGTCGATTCCTTAAGCGACAAAGggaggcagaggcagaagGTATCATTACTCATTCTCAAGCAAACTCTACAGCTGTGGCTTCGGAAGATTCGGCAACAAAGCCAACCGAGACTCTGGCTGAGGAAattgaggaagaagaggataagGTGATACCCGACTACTATGATACGTTGAGCAACATACCGGATATTCACCCCAAACTTCAATGGGtcgaagatggagaagggaAAGTTATCAACCAGCACGAGGAGTTTCTACGCCTGGTGCCACCTGGATCATTTACAGCACCAACAAGTCGTctgacgaagaagatggatgagaaTATTCATCAGATTCAAGAGACAAGGAAACTCGCAACCAGGATCTCGGTTATCAAGCAGATGCAAGTTCAAACTCAG GTGTATACAAACCAATTTCCCAAGTCAAACTCGGATCCCTTCGTGGAACAGGATATTGAGCCTCATTTCATCAGCGATGATGGCCCTGTAATGGCCCCTGAAACATGCCAAAACGCCCTCAAGCGCTCTATTGCCAAAGTCCTCTACCATACTGGATTCGAGGAACTTCAGCCATCAGCCATGGACGCCTTCACTAGCGTTGCGTCAGATTACTTTCAGAAGCTGTGCCGCACTTTTAATGTTTACAACGAGTCAGAAAAGAAGCCATCTCCGGTGCATGCTCAGGGGTCCAAATTTCAGCCCAGATTCACTCCCGAGGAAGTCATCCTCCACACCCTGGACGAGAATGGTCATGACATCAGTTCGTTGGAATTGTACGCGAAGGATGAGCTCGATCGTTTGAGCACCAAGTTGGATGCTCTACATGAGCGGATGAAGCTTCATCTCACTGACCTACTACGACCTGCTCTATCTCAAGATGCCGGAACTGATGGGGTTGGTGCTTTCAAAGATGGCAGTGAGCAGTTCGTTAGTGGTGACTTTGCTGAGGACCTCGGTGAAGATTTCTTTGGTTTCCGGGCCTTGGGTCTGGATAAGGAGATGGGACTTGATATGATCTCCGTGCCCTTGCATCTTTTGCAGACTAGGGTTCGCAACCAATACCAGATGCAGACACAAACGACTGGCGAAGCAGCCACTGATCTCTTCGAACCACTGCCTTCTTCAGAGCCAGTCACTAAGGAGAACATTCAGGACCAAATTGGCCTGGTCAAGAACTTCTTCCTGGCTAAGCTGCACGCTAATGGCGATCAGCCCCTTGTGGAGGACGAAGACCTGCCTACTAAGCAAAAGAAACCTCGTCCACGTTTGGGCGCGAGTGGAAAGATTGTAACCGCTCAGAAACGATCTCCTAAGGAGCAATTGGCACTCGctaaaaagaagaagaagatggaagctgctgctgctgaggctaaAGCTAATGCAAACACATCACCCGAAAAGGGCGCGCCAGGTACTACCCctggcaagaagaagtccATGACTGCAGCAACTGGCCCAGCCCCCAATCCTGCAGTTCTTGCTTTGGCTCCAAGCATGGAGAGGCAGGACAGCATGCATAGTCAGGGCAACGCCAGCCAAACAGACAAGGACGACACTGTCGGCATGATGAGCCCAGAAAGCATTGCTCCGTAG